One genomic segment of Brevibacillus laterosporus LMG 15441 includes these proteins:
- a CDS encoding VanZ family protein translates to MGAYLVPIQTALFIFLLVAFVLTVPYMIFSYRRYGYINRYRVLFLSSFLFYALCAYFLVILPLPDIIDTCSMQSPGTVYYNLQPFSFVQDFLKETNLVWSKPATYLSALRERAFLQAAFNFLLLLPLGVYVRYFFKKGWKFALGVGFATSLFFEITQLTALYGFYTCPYRLFDIDDLMLNTSGAVAGFFIAPFLLIMFPPKDQLDQGINLDEKPVGYIHRLLAFMIDSLIVEKLTSVFTDLFVRNTPSTNWGVTTFQYPIITIACFILYFIGMTYLCKGQTVGLWLLRLRVVSTAHQELTIKEIAKRNISFYIGNIGITSIGYFILNGLPTTLSYYPLLYIMIFGVVFLYQSVLVLHFVLIILRRKRQFYYETISQTRIARKIKEPKTTD, encoded by the coding sequence ATGGGAGCCTATCTCGTACCAATTCAAACTGCATTATTCATCTTTCTCCTTGTAGCCTTCGTCTTGACTGTTCCTTATATGATCTTTAGCTATAGACGCTATGGTTACATCAATAGGTATCGTGTCCTTTTCCTGTCTTCCTTTTTGTTTTACGCACTATGTGCCTATTTTCTAGTGATTCTACCTTTGCCGGACATCATTGATACTTGTTCCATGCAATCACCGGGAACCGTTTATTACAATTTACAGCCATTTTCCTTTGTACAAGACTTTCTCAAGGAGACAAATCTTGTCTGGTCCAAACCAGCTACCTATCTGTCGGCCTTACGAGAACGTGCCTTTTTGCAAGCAGCCTTTAACTTCCTATTATTGTTGCCATTAGGTGTCTATGTACGGTATTTCTTTAAGAAAGGTTGGAAGTTTGCATTAGGTGTAGGCTTTGCAACGTCACTCTTTTTTGAAATAACACAGCTAACTGCCCTCTATGGCTTTTATACTTGTCCATATCGTCTATTTGATATTGATGATTTGATGCTAAATACGTCCGGTGCAGTAGCTGGATTTTTCATAGCGCCATTTCTACTGATCATGTTCCCTCCTAAGGATCAATTAGATCAAGGGATTAACTTAGACGAAAAGCCTGTTGGCTACATACATCGTTTGTTGGCCTTCATGATTGATTCTCTAATCGTAGAAAAGCTAACATCTGTGTTTACGGATTTGTTTGTTAGAAATACGCCTTCTACGAACTGGGGGGTTACGACATTTCAGTATCCGATCATTACCATTGCCTGCTTCATTCTTTACTTTATAGGAATGACCTATTTATGCAAAGGGCAAACCGTTGGACTATGGCTATTGCGTCTTAGGGTTGTATCCACCGCACATCAGGAGCTAACAATAAAAGAGATCGCCAAGCGGAACATCTCCTTCTATATCGGGAATATCGGAATTACCTCCATAGGTTATTTTATCCTGAATGGATTGCCAACCACCCTATCATACTATCCGCTGCTCTATATTATGATTTTTGGAGTAGTTTTCTTATATCAGTCCGTGTTAGTACTTCACTTCGTACTGATCATCCTACGAAGAAAACGGCAATTTTACTATGAAACCATTAGCCAAACAAGAATTGCACGTAAAATAAAAGAACCTAAAACAACAGATTAA